DNA sequence from the Drosophila sechellia strain sech25 chromosome 3L, ASM438219v1, whole genome shotgun sequence genome:
ACAGGAACTTGCCCTCGCCGGAGTGGCGCGAGATGAAGAGCACGTGCcgtatgttcgggtgattgtCCAGCGAGGCGGGTAAAGTGGAGTTGCGAACGTTGGGCGGAATGCGACCAATTGCCACAAGGCAGGATAGATTCGTTGTCTGCTCGTCGCTGTCGCCGTCCTGGTCTTCGTCCTTGATGGGTGTCCAGGACTTGAGATATCCTGTGCACTGGATAACCCGGTACTTGTGACCCGTACTCAGCCTGGACTTGCGCTTCGTGGAGCTCCGGGAGCTGGAGGACGTATCGGACTCCTCCTTGATCTGGTTGTTGCTGGCGGTGCGCAGCTTCATGCGGCAGAAGAAGGAGCGCCGGGCACCGGGACACAGGCGGCATAAGCTCTGTGGAACGTCGGTCTTCACGGGCAGCATGGCTGCAGGTGATAAAGCAAGGAAAAAACTTTAGTAATGTAGTAAATCTAAAACTTTCGTATGGCCACTTACTCTTCGCATCGATAAGCCTTTCCCTAGGACACTGTTCCAGTGAGGATAGCTGCTCCTTAACCTTGCCTATGTCCTTCGGATGTAGAACGTCGAACCAGCTCTGTCCCAGCAGGTCCGCTTGGGTGCTGTTTAACACACTGGACACCGAATCGGAAACGTACAGGATGCGTCCTCGGTCACAACCCACCACGAACAGGAATCCCTCGGACGCCTGCAGGATGATCATCTTGAGCTCCTGGTCGGACAGGAAGCTCGGCCGGTAATCGGATCCGTTGAATGGATGCAAGCTGCCGCTGCCACGTATCCCTCGCAGATGCTGCACTGCCATCCGGAGCACAGTCAGTTTGTCCAGCTTTCTCTGCATCGCAAAGCACATGGGAATCATCGAGGAGAGCTCGTTAATGTACGTGTTCATCTTGTCCCGACGCCGCTTCTCGATCTCGCTGTGATTTTGCCTAATATGATATaatgttaaaattataaatgaataTGGATATGAATATTATAAAGACCAATTAACTTTTCTATAATAATCAACATTAGTTCTTGAAGTCGAATAAATGGATATGGATTTAGTTaagtttgaaaaatgttttccttACTTGCGATTTTCATCGGAGGTTCTGGCTGACTTTTCATCGTCGTAGTTTTCATCTTCGATCTCCTCCAGATTTTCGCTAAATCGAAACCAACAAATGGTGAATTAGAAAACAACCCCGATATTTAATCAACCAGTGGGTGGATTTCCCGTGTAACGGGCGTCAACTGTTGCTTCCTCTTCCCTTCACACCCACACGCACACCTGGCCAATTTgtgtgagcgtgtgtgtgctggTTTTCGCGAATGTGCGTTCGTGTGGGTGCTTAACGCACACACTGACAGGTCGTTTTTATGTAATGTGTGTGTAATTTGCAATGCACTTTTCCAGTGAAACTCACCAGAACTCCTGCACTTCCATCGCCAATCCGTGACGTTtgcttatttaaaattaagccCTTTCCGACGAATACCtctcttttgtttgtttactaACATCAACGTCCcaataataacatttaaaacGGAAGTGTGTGCAGGCCGACAATTTGTTGCAAGCTTTTCATGCATCTTCAGCTTTGAAGCTGCAGTGTGAACGTGGCTGCAAAATATACCAACCACTTTCGGAAGAATACCAAAGGAAACAAGCTTTTCGCTTAAAAATACCAAATGGCGCCAATTAACAACGGTATCTTAACATTCAAATATGAAACTCTTACGATTCAATTTTCATTCTTTTACTTTGGCTTATACAATCTGATATTATGGGTAAAAATCAACACAAGTCGAAACAAACACAACCAAACAATTAAATACTATTTGTATTTGCGCCTTAGTTTAATCACAGCTTACATGTGATACATTTTATCCAAGCATATCGTTATGACCTGCATATAGCGATCCCAAAGACATCTAGTTTCTTGGTCCCTGCAAAGCATTTAGAGTTGATTATCAAAGAAGTTAGGTAATTAATCAAGACAAGTACTCACCTTGATATTTCCAGATCCAAAACGCTTTGCGTTATGGAAGCCAAGAATTTATTCACTTGCTCACGGTTCCAGCCATTCTGACGCCAAGGATCAATAAGCTTCTCACAGAGATCGACGAAAAGATCGCGCAGCTCCCGATTACGATGCAAATTGCAGGCGATGGTGATCAGGGCGCGCCAGTAAGAACTGCAAATCAAATGGAGCAGATCAGTAGTAAGAAATTGTAAGATTGTCGAGAAATTAGTCCTTACCGAAAGTTGCCATCCAGTTCGTGAAATGCGCGCTCGAGAAGAACGGGCTTGAGGCGCATGCAGACGAGGCTAAATGCAAGGACTAAACTAAATAATAGCTCTTGGGCGGTAGATAAATAAATCTCACTGCTTAATCTCCTTTTCCTTGTCGAGTAAACAGCGCAACTCCCGCAAGTCCAAGAGGAACTCTTTGTCCATTTCGGTGTCATAGTACTCCGGTCCAGTGTGCTGCAATTAATAATTTAGTTTCTCAAGGAATAAAGAGAACTATGCCATACCTGGTAAGTGTACGTCCAGTAGATCATGATGGCATGGGAGCAGGTCAACAAATCACTGAAGCTCAGGTATTGCAACTTCTTTTTGGTGGTTTCGAAACGCAGGCAGGCCAGGAAAACAATGCAGGAGTACTTTCTGCAAGAGTGAAAGGTTTAGCTTTTTGAATATCAATAAATTAATCCTATTCATACTTGGCCAGATCGGTGGATATGAAGAAATGTTGCTTGATGTTGTTGGTCAACGTGCCGGGCATTTCCTCTACCGCCTTGAAAATGCGTTTTACGTTGTCAAATTGTCGGCTGAAgataaatttgaaatatattagACTGTGCCTATGGAGTAGTGAAATTTACCCACCGAACCGATTTCAGCTTGACGCACGTCTTCTCGGCCACCTCGTCGAGGTCCTTGCGGTAGCGGGACGACAGCTTCTTGCCAAGAATTTCGCGAGCCACCACATCATCGATGGAGTAGTACTTCTCGGTGATAAGATCACGCATATGTGGCTCCAGCTGGAAGCAGGATTGCTCCATCAGTTTGGTGGGTGCGTTTAGGTATAGCTCAATCAGGGAATATGTGCGGTAATGATCCAGTACATCCGAAGCAATCAGGTCGCTGGGTGCGCCCATGGAGTGGCCAAAACCCTTCTGTTTCAGATAGGACACCGCCTCGCTGGCTGAAATTGTAAATCGAAGGAGTTGTTTTACATGAAACAAGATGGCAATTGGGAAAAGGATACTTACAGGAGAAGCCTTCGATCCATAGCTGATAAATTTCTGGATCGATGATTGTATAATTACTTATAAACACATCCACATCGGCCTGTAAGCAttcagttttattatttattattattttggatCATCGGATATTTACCATTTTATTGTTGGTGTGACCGTTTTCTGAACTAGCTGTCCAATTGGATATATCGAAATGTGTGTTAGAGATGAAACACTGTGTGGCTTCAGCACAACCATCATAGTTTattcttttaattattttaaaacttcCTAGAATGTAATAAATCGTGCAAGTTTTCAtaacataaataattaatattaataaaaacaaacgaaaattttTAGGGTAATAATGGTAAAATCAAATTAGGTgtgattttgaattttaagaTCAATCCATAAGTATAtcttttaaattgtattttccacaaatcttaaattaaaatgcaagaCATGTAGCACTAAGCGTTCCGATATTCAAAAACCAGAGATGGGGCACAGCTAGCGAGCAGGAATCACGACTATCGATAGCGCCGATAGCGGGCAATAGCTGCAACGCGCATGACAACTCTAGTTATCATGAGGAAGAAGAGGAGGATATCAACTTTTTTAGTAAATTAGTAAAGTTTAAgcttaaaaaatgtaaattgcaATGAACCACCAGCTGTATATAGGGCAATGCAACTTGAAAATGACCAACGCGCAATTCGCATGTGAGTCGTGGTGAGCGCTGAAAAAAACGCGGATCgcggcggcagcaacagcagcagcaacaacaacaacagaccGTCCGTCGTCTCGGTAGACGTcgaataatatacatatatcgcAATAATCCAATTGCAAGTAGCAATTCGATGAACAATTCAAGTGCATTACTATCGTTGGACCGCAGAATAAGTGAAAGTGAACTGGCATAACAATACTATGGAACAGGTTGACTCCTCCACCGAGCTGCACCTGAATAGGAAAGATCTGGCCGCGCTGGCCGAGGATGTTGTGAAAGAAGAGGTGATATTAGAAAGCTCCagccatcaccatcatcatcatcaccatcaggTAGGAAAAAGGAGCAACAAACAGATGCGTAAGGAGCGAATTTGGTTTTGGATTTCCCATTCGCTTTTCCTTTGGCGGGGTGGTTTTGGTTCCGGACAGTGTGTTTGGTTCAGGTTCTATCTAATGAATCCGAAACCGAATCTGGCTCGAAAACCGCTCCGCTTCGCTCTGCGCAGTTGtggaaagtgggtggtgggtggttgggctAGGTGGCCTGGGGGTGGCGCAACTTGCGCCCTACGAAACGCTCCGTGCGACCCACTGGGCCACAGGCATTCCCCGCTCGCCTTCTCGCCTCCATCCAGTCCCACTTTGCCTCCCCGTCCTGCTTCTCCCCCTCCACCCACCGCATTTGTGGCGCACAAATGTTGTGTATAccgattttcatttttcccaTGCTGTGTTGTTTACTTACATTCGAATTTTCTTTCCCGATTCCTGTGCAAATCGCATTGGATTAAATCGCAAACGCCATCAATTGGCCGCTGGACACTCACCCACATACATGTGACGAACGTGGGAATATGTGCGCTATGGTAATGCAGTTGGACACCAAGATTCGCATGGTCACATCCTCCTCCAACGACAACAGTGGTAGCGGCGGAGCCAGTGGCGGTACAAGCGGAGCGGGCGGAGGCAACGGCGGTGGCGGTGTGGTTTCGGTGCCCGTATCCCTGCCCATCGGTTCGATGATAACCGGCACTACCTTCAATGTGATCACACCCGACCAGCTGCCCCCCCACTTCAAGCCGATGCTGTGCGTCGACAACAATGGCTACCTGTCCGGCAGCACGGTCAGCATGGGCAACGACCTCAAGACGATCGtcatccagcagcagcagacgcaaccaggcggcggcggtggcggcaccAATAATGCGGGCACCAATACGACCGCCACGAATACGATTGGGCTGAACCACGATGGCTCCGGGAGCAACAATAGCCACGACAGTCTGGCCACCTTGGAGCACGCCGCGGGCGGAGCGAGTGGCgtcggcggtggcggcggcggaaCGGGTGGTGGCTCCTCGGGCTGGTCGGAGAACCCGTCCACCCAGCACAATGAGGTCTTCCAGATCCGCTGCAAAACCACCTGCGCCGAGTTATACCGCAGCAAGCTGGGCTCCGGCGGCCGTGGACGCTGTGTGAAGTACAAGGACAAGTGGCATACGCCCAGTGAATTTGAGCATGTGTGTGGCCGGGGCTCCAGCAAGGATTGGAAGCGTTCGATCAAGTATGGCGGCAAATCGCTGCAGTCCCTCATCGACGAGGGTACGCTCACGCCGCACGCGACCAACTGCAGCTGCACCGTCTGCTGCGACGACGAAGCAGGTGAGTCAGGTGAGACGATCAACAATTACTACACACATACCCCTCCCCCCTTTTGCATGGCGCACCGAGTTGACCTGGTCATCGGTCCGTCATGGTGTCCCAACTGCAGGACTCGCGCACAAACCGAATTCATAACACCACAGCTTTAAAAACCCACCTGTCTTctgtttataaacaattttttgtttgcaaccATAGGgcttaaacaataaataaataattcaatgtCTTACTCAGCAAGGGCATATTCGGCAAAAATGttgcaataaataatattaatactTTCTTATTCTCACTTGTGCAAGTCATATTGTAACTCGATAGAAAATCTCATTAAGGAATGATATATTGCTTTAAAAACTGGTTATGCAACATTGCATAATAAATATAGATTAATAAGAAAGAGCGTAGTAACTAGCAATAGacaaaatagtttaaaatttattgaGCTTGCTGATATGCAAACATATTGAGAGTACATCTCGCCTgttaattaaaagcaatttaaaattgattgctcTTGACAACAACTAATAATGCTACTTTTTAAGTCACTCGGACAGGACATTCGTTTCAAATGTAATTCTGATTTATTGAAAACAACTCATTTCTTTACTCGGCCCCAAATCGTAATAGTTTGATAACTAATTAATAACTGAGCCAAGCAAATAGTCCTTTCTAGTTAACTTCTATGTGAAGCCCTTGTTATGTCTTCTCCAGTTGTGCCGAGCCCCATGTGCATCCAACTGGACCCAAGTACAACCATTTGTTTAACCCCCTTACACGCTCATCTTGTTTAGCTTCCGGCCCTGTCCGTCTCTTCACACCGTACAAGCGTCGGAAGCGGAATCAAACTGATCTCGATATGGAGTCTGGACCCAAACGCAAACGTAACACCCATCatagtaacaacaacaacagtaacaccaataacaacaacacGAGCGGGAGCGGCGCCAACAACTGTGTGGATGTGACTGCAGCTGTGGCTGCTGCAACAGCCAGCGTGGTGGACGAGAACAACATGTTCCTGTCGGAAGAGAACATCACGTCCAAGGATGAGCCGTGGGCAGCGCTCAACGACAGCTTGGACACCTCCACCGAGCTGGTCGATCAGTCGCAGATGGGCAACACTTACGAACGGGAAACGTTTGTGGTGAACATCAACGATGGATCCTCCATCGCCGTCCTGGACACCAGCCAGTCGATGAAGAACATCGAGCACGTGTACTGCACCATGGTCAAGGCGACCAATGACTTCAAACGCATGCTTAACGACATGAAGCAGTCCTTCGAGCGTCGCCTTGAGGTTCTGCAAAAGGAGCGCGATGCAGCGGTCAGCGCGATGCGTGTCCAAGTGCACGCGGACATCGATGATCCAAATATATCAGGCTCCCTGCACGGCAACGAGATCATTTCTGCTAAGAAGGTATGTTTTGATACTACAGATCCATCCAATCGATATCTCacttatattttcaattttaaatagtGCGCCAACTGTAACCGCGAAGCATTGGCCGAGTGCTCACTGTGCCGAAAGACGCCGTACTGCTCGGAGTTCTGCCAGCGGAAGGATTGGAATGCTCACCAGGTGGAGTGCACAAGAAATCCACAAACGACAACGCAGCAGGTCATGCTGTTGATCGACGATCAGTCCTAAGCAACGTAACGAAATGTACATACAAATTTTACTACTAATTAATACGATTATAGGAAGTCGCCCCCCAAAGTCCCTAAAGTCCTTGCAGTTCGGTCCACCTGAAGCCCACTCCTTCCCCCCTCGAAagacccccccccccccaaaaaaaaaaaaaaaaattccctTAGCAAGCCTGCATCCTCTTAGACGTATGTCCTACATTAATGTAATTCTTAACGTACATAtaactatataaatatatatacattttactATTGAACGTAGGGCAAGccagcaaagaaaaaaaataacaaaaaacaagCGAAACGAaagtaaaattaattaaaaaaagagTAAAATGTAGCAAGCGAAAATCAAAGCAAGTGCAAAGGCGTAGAGAATTAAGCTACGATATGAAAGTAAAAAGTGAAGAAGAACTAAACCGATTACTtgtaattcaatttaaattaaattaaattaataatagttGCAAGCGCATAGCATAACTAACGAGAGACCCCAAGCATCCAAACACCCCGCCCCCCGCACCCCGCCCCATTCAAAAACACACAATCGACAGTGAAAAACAACTAGAAAAACCTAAGCGATGATAAAAAAGTTCTGAAATTACCATACATATTCGTCGATGTATACACTTTTCATTAGACTGTAAGCGCATAGTTAAACTTTTAACATTATACCATTATAATTTTATGGATACTACTGCCCGTTACAAGCATCCAATAAAGATTTCAAACAAACAAGCTAAATAAATCCACAGTACGCAGTAAACGCAATCcgaattccaattccaattaaaatttcaattacaaacatacatacatatgcatatatgccCGCACAGTAATCGAATCGTAATGTAAACATACATATAgctgaaaatggaaaattgaaaatggacAACTTACAGTTTGTTTGTTAGCTGTGTGTAAATGTGTCTCGTAGGGCTTTCCCCGTTCTCCCGTTTGTAAAGTTTTGCCTACGCCCCCCAGCTGATGTAACAATTCTTATAGTCTGTAGTCTCCATATGctaatacatttatatatgtagTATATATAATAAACAACTAGCTATATATTCCGATTCACGCACACACGCGTCACGTACACAGcgagaaacacacacacacacacagtaaATCGCCACTCGTGCGACAATCGCAGATGGAAAACACGTTACTTTCGATTTTCGGGCCTAACCGCCTgaccaattcaatttgaaatctTTATTTTCATGTCTGTAATGGTTTCGGATGTTGCACTCGATTAAAGCCAAGCCACCTTgttcagatacagataaagatacagatacactgCAGAAAATGAAATCAACGCCCTCTCATcaacacacaaaacacaaatcaaaaatcgAACGCGAGTGCAGATAGGGAAATATCGAGAGAAGTGCAGATGAAAAGATCgacaaaatatatacatacatttaaaTGTACAAAGCCTACCATTTGTGTCGTGTTACTTTTCGGTTTCCTCATGCTTACCTAATTTCAAGATACAATACAATTTAGGTTGAAGTTCAAGCTTCTTCGTATCCATTCACATGTTGTTACACTGCGGGAAACTCAAAAGCTTAAGGATTCTTTGAGATAGGTTTTATGTTTCGAGTGGAAATAGTGAGAAGTTTCCAACGTTGATGTCCACGGAGTGTGACTTCatcatccatatacatacactTCATAGAATGCTTCAAGGATGCTAGCACTCCTGTAAGTACTGCACTCATTCATTGCCCAGATCGAGTCGAGTCCGAGTAAAAGCATGTACTTGTTAGTTATTATGCACATGTTTCATTTATTATTGCATTTCATGTTGCTGTGTGTGTAGCATTATTATCGAATTATCAGTATGCTTACTATTATTGTATTCTATTAccaaaaataatttcttaAAACTTGTTTACtcgtttaatttatttataggtATATTATCAATTATTTTAAGTTTGCATTCTGCAACTGCTCGGCGTTGAGTGTTTGCTATGTAATTGGATTTATACTTGCCAGCGGTAACTCGGTAACTTGTTCAATAATTCACTTTTGCTCAAACTACAATTACTTGGAACTCAAAACTCCAGCGGAAAGTAGAATgtttttaaatctatattcGTGTCCGTGGGCGCGGGTTGTGGGTGGGGTGGGGTGGTGTGGGGCTGGTGTACATAGAACGAAACCGATATTTAAACATACTTTTGTTTATTCTGCTGTCTAGATTAGCGTTTGTTGCTATTGGCGTTAGTAACTAATTTGTGTGATAGATTTTCGGATTCGGTTTTGTGTGTGGGGTTCACTAAGTATTAAGACTTTGATTCATAATAAGTTGATACAAAACATATACGTACAATTAACGTGCCTAAAAgttataacatttttaatttgctaaataataaatttatgggTATTTCGCTGCTGCCCAATAAgtaaacaatatatatatatataaagaattgcCGAATGGGTCCCTAATATGGGGAACTGGTTTACAAACACAACGTTTAAACGGTTAAGATCGGGATTAGGGATTGAACAAAGCCAATGGAAGGACATTTGAGGATTAGTATAGCGTTTAACCTAGCCCGAGGCGCGGGCGACGCTCTAAGTAAGACTTTTTTACATACAATACATCGTTTGTTCGCGTTATCATATTCTTCTCTTGTTTGGAATCACAAATGTTAGCTAGTATTTAAATACACATGTAGGTAAGACattcaaaaaggaaaatcgGGGATTTCGTTTAGCGTGGAGAATGCTCTTGGTGGTGATGGTGTTAGAGAGACGACGGCTGTGGTGGTGATAAAATGGGTGGCAAAGTGCGGCAACCTTCAAGCTGCTACTGCTACTGCTCCTAATCCAGTTTCTGCTCTGCTGGATTCACTCCAAATTTCGCACCTCGAATCTCTTGTACGTGTAGTTGATAAAGACCCAGTCCTTCGCAATCTCACCGCCCTGCGGTATGGGCGCCGATGCTGCAATGGATGCACGTTAGTCTCGTGTGCTCGTCCCTTTGGTTAGCAATATACTTACGTATCTCCAGCGACACATCGGGAAACTCGTCAAAGTTGGACGTATCGTCGATTGAGCGCACTTCAACGGGTATGGCCGCGGGACGCTCACGTATGTGCTCCCAGTCGACTCCCCGGAAGAACGGCACGGACTTCAGATCCTCGAGACCGCGCTGGGAACCCAGCCGGCGATCGGCCTCGCAGCAGAAGTTGATGATCGTCTCCTTGGCCTCCTCCGATATGGGGATCTCTGGGGGAAATATCAGCGTCTCGCGCCAGTTCATCACCTTGCGGTAGGTATCCTGGGGATTGTCCGAGCAGAACGGAGGATAGCCCATCAGCATTTCGTACATGATGACTCCCAGGGACCACCAGTCGCAGGCGGGTCCGTAGCCAGTCTGCAGGAATACTTCGGGTGCAATATAGTCCGGCGTTCCCACGGTGCTGTAGGCGAGGGCGCGTCGATTTCGCTTCCACGACTCGGCACGTCGCTTGGAGTCCATCGGACTGCAGGACAAGCTAGTTTATTTAATAACTACAAGCTTGGTTTGTTTCACTGCTTACCTGGCACAAGTGCCAATAAAATCGGATGGTTTCGCCTGCGACAAGTCCCGATAAAAGTCTGTTCGATGCGACTTCTTTAAGCCAGTGCACAGTCCGAAGTCGGAGAGctaaaataataatggaaTTTAGTGGCATTTTAGTGTGCTCATCATCCCACTTACCTTCAGATGCCCTCGCGCATCCAGCAGCAAGTTATCGGGCTTGATATCCCTGTGTATGAAACCGAGTTTGTGAATAGAATCGATCGCCAATGCCGTCTCACTGATATAGAACTGTGTGCCCTCCTCGGATAGTGTGTCCTTCTTCATCAAAAGCGTCATCATATCACCACCAGGCAAGAACTccattattaaatataaattgacGGGATCCTGTGGAAagatatttcaaaaacatttatGTTTATTCCTTTTATTCCTGAGTAAGATAGTTATTTAGGGGCtaatatgttttataaaaACCCTATGCATTCTATTTGTGTAAGTGTATTTATATTCATTGTAAAATAATTGTGATGAGTCCCCAATGCAGAAATATGTTATTAAACTATTTAACTTGAGAGAAATGGCGATTCATGGTAGGCATGTTTGCCTGTAGCAAGAACTTTCACCGAGAAGAAGTGAACGAAAGAGAATCgagaaaaaaacaacaaaggcaGCCCACGCAGAGAATGAGAGAGGgagcgagagagaaagagagacgTGACCATATGATTGGCAAAGGCGCTTTTGGCATTTGCAGTTGTATTggtttattgatttttttgtCCGTGTTTTAACACAATTCTTTTGTTATGTGCGCTGCCGCCTGCCCCTTCACCCCATCGCCCTTTCTCCCACTCACCCTGTATcatcattgttgttgttggagctGGCGCTCGTCACTCACCTGGAAACTGTAGTACATCTTGACCACCCACTGATGATCGGCTTCGACCAGGACATCGCGCTCGGCGCGTACGTGTGCCACCTGCTCCTTTTCCAGCATGTCCGCTTTGCGCAGCACCTTCATGGCGTACACATGTCCCGTGTCCTTTTTCTGCACCAGACGCACTTCACCGAACGCGCCGCGTCCGATGACTTTGAGGGCCTCAAAATCCTCCACACCAAGGCGCAATCGCTTCAGCCGGAGATACTCCGTCTCCTTTTGGGCATGCTGCAGACGCTTCTCCTGGCGCTGCGCCTCCGACAGGCTCTCGTCCTTCAGCTGCGCCTCCAGCTTCGCGAGGCGCTGCTTTCGCTCGCCATACTGCGTCACCAGGTTGCTGTAGTAGTTCTCCAACGTCACCTTGGCCTTGGTGGCCTTGTCCAGTGTGTGGTCGCTGAATCTGATCGAGGCACCTTCCGCGTCCTGCGTTCTGCTGCTCATCATCTAAGCTGGGGTTTTTGTCCTGGTCACCTCGGTCCTGTTTGGggcttgtgtgtgtgctcccTGCGATGTcggtgcgtgtgcgtgtgtgtggtgAGGAGTTATGCACTTGCCAATGCACACACACTGCTTTCTTCGCCCGTTTCTTGCCTTTTTCCTCGGTAATTTGTTGAAATTCCTCcctctgctgcttcttcttcaaGAGCCATTCGCATTTTGCATCCCCAACAAAGCAAAGTTGGCTGTGCTCCAGTGGGCCTATCGATAGCTAATCGATTGATTTTAGAACTTTAGTGCTTTTGGCTAGCAACTAGTGATGACAATTGAGCTTTCACAGACAATTGTATAAATTTTGAGTAATGAAATCAGGTTCATGACattgaatatatttattgaaattgatcAAATTTACTTAAGTTTACTCAAAGATAGTTTATAATAAAACAGTACTCTTATTAAGAAGCACagcttaattaataattaaaatatcttAGCTTTAACCGTTTAGCTTAATTCTCGCCAAAAGGCTTTTACTTCGAAAACTGGC
Encoded proteins:
- the LOC6619407 gene encoding deformed epidermal autoregulatory factor 1 isoform X1; translation: MEQVDSSTELHLNRKDLAALAEDVVKEEVILESSSHHHHHHHHQLDTKIRMVTSSSNDNSGSGGASGGTSGAGGGNGGGGVVSVPVSLPIGSMITGTTFNVITPDQLPPHFKPMLCVDNNGYLSGSTVSMGNDLKTIVIQQQQTQPGGGGGGTNNAGTNTTATNTIGLNHDGSGSNNSHDSLATLEHAAGGASGVGGGGGGTGGGSSGWSENPSTQHNEVFQIRCKTTCAELYRSKLGSGGRGRCVKYKDKWHTPSEFEHVCGRGSSKDWKRSIKYGGKSLQSLIDEGTLTPHATNCSCTVCCDDEAGESASGPVRLFTPYKRRKRNQTDLDMESGPKRKRNTHHSNNNNSNTNNNNTSGSGANNCVDVTAAVAAATASVVDENNMFLSEENITSKDEPWAALNDSLDTSTELVDQSQMGNTYERETFVVNINDGSSIAVLDTSQSMKNIEHVYCTMVKATNDFKRMLNDMKQSFERRLEVLQKERDAAVSAMRVQVHADIDDPNISGSLHGNEIISAKKCANCNREALAECSLCRKTPYCSEFCQRKDWNAHQVECTRNPQTTTQQVMLLIDDQS
- the LOC6619406 gene encoding acidic fibroblast growth factor intracellular-binding protein, which translates into the protein MADVDVFISNYTIIDPEIYQLWIEGFSSSEAVSYLKQKGFGHSMGAPSDLIASDVLDHYRTYSLIELYLNAPTKLMEQSCFQLEPHMRDLITEKYYSIDDVVAREILGKKLSSRYRKDLDEVAEKTCVKLKSVRRQFDNVKRIFKAVEEMPGTLTNNIKQHFFISTDLAKKYSCIVFLACLRFETTKKKLQYLSFSDLLTCSHAIMIYWTYTYQHTGPEYYDTEMDKEFLLDLRELRCLLDKEKEIKHLVCMRLKPVLLERAFHELDGNFRSYWRALITIACNLHRNRELRDLFVDLCEKLIDPWRQNGWNREQVNKFLASITQSVLDLEISRDQETRCLWDRYMQVITICLDKMYHM
- the LOC6619407 gene encoding deformed epidermal autoregulatory factor 1 isoform X3, which encodes MEQVDSSTELHLNRKDLAALAEDVVKEELDTKIRMVTSSSNDNSGSGGASGGTSGAGGGNGGGGVVSVPVSLPIGSMITGTTFNVITPDQLPPHFKPMLCVDNNGYLSGSTVSMGNDLKTIVIQQQQTQPGGGGGGTNNAGTNTTATNTIGLNHDGSGSNNSHDSLATLEHAAGGASGVGGGGGGTGGGSSGWSENPSTQHNEVFQIRCKTTCAELYRSKLGSGGRGRCVKYKDKWHTPSEFEHVCGRGSSKDWKRSIKYGGKSLQSLIDEGTLTPHATNCSCTVCCDDEAGESASGPVRLFTPYKRRKRNQTDLDMESGPKRKRNTHHSNNNNSNTNNNNTSGSGANNCVDVTAAVAAATASVVDENNMFLSEENITSKDEPWAALNDSLDTSTELVDQSQMGNTYERETFVVNINDGSSIAVLDTSQSMKNIEHVYCTMVKATNDFKRMLNDMKQSFERRLEVLQKERDAAVSAMRVQVHADIDDPNISGSLHGNEIISAKKCANCNREALAECSLCRKTPYCSEFCQRKDWNAHQVECTRNPQTTTQQVMLLIDDQS
- the LOC6619405 gene encoding protein cycle, which gives rise to MEVQEFCENLEEIEDENYDDEKSARTSDENRKQNHSEIEKRRRDKMNTYINELSSMIPMCFAMQRKLDKLTVLRMAVQHLRGIRGSGSLHPFNGSDYRPSFLSDQELKMIILQASEGFLFVVGCDRGRILYVSDSVSSVLNSTQADLLGQSWFDVLHPKDIGKVKEQLSSLEQCPRERLIDAKTMLPVKTDVPQSLCRLCPGARRSFFCRMKLRTASNNQIKEESDTSSSSRSSTKRKSRLSTGHKYRVIQCTGYLKSWTPIKDEDQDGDSDEQTTNLSCLVAIGRIPPNVRNSTLPASLDNHPNIRHVLFISRHSGEGKFLFIDQRATLVIGFLPQEILGTSFYEYFHNEDIAALMESHKMVMQVPEKVTTQVYRFRCKDNSYIQLQSEWRAFKNPWTSEIDYIIAKNSVFL
- the LOC6619407 gene encoding deformed epidermal autoregulatory factor 1 isoform X2, whose product is MEQVDSSTELHLNRKDLAALAEDVVKEEVILESSSHHHHHHHHQLDTKIRMVTSSSNDNSGSGGASGGTSGAGGGNGGGGVVSVPVSLPIGSMITGTTFNVITPDQLPPHFKPMLCVDNNGYLSGSTVSMGNDLKTIVIQQQQTQPGGGGGGTNNAGTNTTATNTIGLNHDGSGSNNSHDSLATLEHAAGGASGVGGGGGGTGGGSSGWSENPSTQHNEVFQIRCKTTCAELYRSKLGSGGRGRCVKYKDKWHTPSEFEHVCGRGSSKDWKRSIKYGGKSLQSLIDEGTLTPHATNCSCTVCCDDEAASGPVRLFTPYKRRKRNQTDLDMESGPKRKRNTHHSNNNNSNTNNNNTSGSGANNCVDVTAAVAAATASVVDENNMFLSEENITSKDEPWAALNDSLDTSTELVDQSQMGNTYERETFVVNINDGSSIAVLDTSQSMKNIEHVYCTMVKATNDFKRMLNDMKQSFERRLEVLQKERDAAVSAMRVQVHADIDDPNISGSLHGNEIISAKKCANCNREALAECSLCRKTPYCSEFCQRKDWNAHQVECTRNPQTTTQQVMLLIDDQS